In one Candidatus Leptovillus gracilis genomic region, the following are encoded:
- a CDS encoding response regulator transcription factor has translation MNTVVIVDDDSTNVSLLKMLLELDGYAVLACKNIDEAQTAAAQDVDAFVIDCYLAQGASGLSLLKDVRSGQTAANKNCVVLMVSGDYRLENEALAAGADDFFLKPYSPSTLSNNLHALLLKKEHSG, from the coding sequence ATGAATACGGTGGTCATCGTAGATGACGATTCAACAAACGTCAGTCTGTTGAAGATGTTGCTCGAATTGGACGGCTATGCCGTCTTAGCTTGCAAGAATATAGACGAAGCGCAAACGGCCGCCGCCCAAGATGTTGATGCGTTTGTCATTGATTGTTACCTGGCGCAAGGCGCCAGCGGCTTAAGTCTGCTTAAAGACGTTCGTTCGGGGCAAACGGCCGCAAATAAAAACTGCGTTGTCCTCATGGTCTCCGGTGATTATCGCCTGGAAAACGAAGCCCTGGCTGCCGGGGCCGACGACTTCTTTCTGAAACCCTACTCCCCCAGTACCCTAAGCAACAACCTACATGCTCTGCTGCTTAAAAAGGAACATAGTGGCTAG